From the genome of Pleuronectes platessa chromosome 19, fPlePla1.1, whole genome shotgun sequence:
CATGCATTTAGGCACACATGTACACTGTGGACcacaaatgataataaaaaagttTATCTTGGAATTAACAACTTTTTCTGTGAGATACCAAACTGAAGTTGCATTTGCTGCTGGGTGGAAACATAAACCACCCAACCCTCACCCTTTGCAGATATGGGGCTTatgtctttaaaaataaagtacatGATGGCTGGCAGGGGTTAGAGGTTCCTTCACCAGCAAAACTGTTATTTAAACAGCTACCttacattacaaaaaaaagccCTACCACAAAGCAGAAACAACTTTTCCTTATACacaattgttaaaaaaaaaaaaaaacaaggccaAGGACTTAATTCCATTGTGGTTCTCTGGAACCAAATTAGTAGAGTTGTGAATTTGTTACTAACCTGTCTACAAACTTTTAAGGATTGAAATTTCTAAATTTAAGTGTTATTTTCATACCATCAATCTGTTAAAAAAGAGATTGACTGGTCAACAGTCAGACAGGCTAAGTACAAAAGTGCACCATTATTATTACTGAAAAAAAGTTcaatttctaaaaaaaaattgttgccGTTTTCTGACTCTCCATCATTTTCCAACAGGGCCCATGTATCGCctagagaaacagacagagccgAATGTCGCAGTAGACCTGGACTTGACACTGGAGAGTCAAAGCACCCTGGAGTTTTGCCTTGTCAGAGAAAACAGTACGTGATCCCAGTAGTTCAGCTGGATTCCACTAACACAGGGGTCAGCAACCTTTACAATCAACTGAGCCATTTTCCCCCCTTTTCCAGccaataaaatttgtctggatccgcaaaacatatttgataacagtttataaagttcagttcatgcagatgaaaattaactagttcacgttcatagttaattttttacaattttcaacTAAGTTCACGATTCCAAAATGGAACTAGTTTATGttcattgttatatttttttattgggatgatttaggtgacaAAGTTACCATCATATGTTTGGTTATGAATCGATGGTTTCGGATCATGTCTACGTGTCACTCCTCATTTTAACACCGAGTCCTGACTGAGCGTCCCGTCTCGTattgtactgagcacaaaatgTTGAAGGAGTCATTTTTAAttggtggaggaggacacagaaactccagctcggtacaaaccaactgcagcttctggttGGATCATGAAGCAGCGGCGCTAATCACTGAGCAACTgcgaccagagaaactctgtgcattcactgtttccactgttcttcaaAGTCACTTACTGTCTGCTTCACCTGGACGAGATCTGATCTCACTGCGTGTGTCGCTGTGACTGGGGGGGGTGGAGCcccggtgtctgtgtgtgtgcgtacttTCTGGGAGGCCAAATGAAGGCCTGTTATAAttatgatgaaaaaatgaacgTAAACATTCGTCATAGTAAACTGAATCGTTAAGTTCATTGCGCACGAATAATATGAACGGCGTTCCTTGAACACAATACTTTACAgagagccactgcagaggggccgaagagctgAATGCGGGTCCGGAGCTGCGGGTTGCCGACCCATGCGCTGATACATCTGCCTTATCTTCTCAGTGATGAGCTACAACTGGTTACACTTCATCAGCTTTACTTCAGCAAACAGTGGTTGTAGATGTAAATGTTTAAACAATGATTTTACCTCTTAGGAGAGTTTGAagatgtgaaagacaaagaaaacaaccGCAGGCATGCTGTTTAATGCAAAAATGATGAAGaggtaatgtgtttgtgtgaaaagcaGATGggtatgcgtgtgtgtcttAAGAGGAGATAAGACACAGATCAAGGGCCTCTTTCAACAGGGGCCTCATTAAAGGTCCATGTGGAGGAGACTAGTACAGTTTTGTAGCTCTTTTACAGAGACTGATACCTAGTGCATCTGCTGTGAGGCCGATCATCGAAGGTCCTCTTGGCAgctacacaaacagaaatggtATACATGAACAGAGATAATATATAGTATAGTGGCATGATTTACCGTCCATGATGCCCAACTATGATCCACAAGTTGGCTGCAGACAGATTTCTTGATCTGCAATAATAAAGCACAAGAACTCCTGGGAAGAAGTCAAGCCAGAAAAATGTAATTAGACACCCTTAAACACAACTgttctggaatcttctctctcctctaaaCCAGTCATGTCACACATGTACTCCTTACATTCTGACAAACAGCGACTGTCGAGATATGAGACCAGGAGAGGAGTATTTTTCCACCAAGGCCAACGTGCTGAAACCAAACTTGTGGATTGGCTCATTGGAGTCAAGTGGAGGGAAGTCAGTGTCCACCTCACCATCATCCTCTGCAATATGGAGACAGTAGGCGTTCACATTCTCACTGTGGAGAGATGTGACAAACGAGTGCAGAGAGTGACTGAAGTGTTACATAGAAAC
Proteins encoded in this window:
- the LOC128424853 gene encoding target of rapamycin complex 2 subunit MAPKAP1-like → MAQEKVHPMTVVTIANARVHDRIGLICWQYTSEGREPKLNENVNAYCLHIAEDDGEVDTDFPPLDSNEPIHKFGFSTLALVEKYSSPGLISRQSLFVRM